In the genome of Drosophila subpulchrella strain 33 F10 #4 breed RU33 chromosome 2L, RU_Dsub_v1.1 Primary Assembly, whole genome shotgun sequence, one region contains:
- the LOC119547442 gene encoding basic proline-rich protein — translation MTVSPTRLKGSLLVVVLLILALTTEDVHAKWKSSGSRSRSSSSSSSRRTSSHSYSSHPAPSHTFSSHPAPSHSFSSHPAPAPHADNVRLSYGGGSHSQPSKVSSSQTHSAAPSAPASPIGWNVPAKPQGPPPAYSAANPAGGAHTNIHERPPAYNPSYKPAPPSYSAATQTHSNPNLQSPSRPAGVGSPSASSSSSGSHYYGGAHSSTGYRGRSNSTGGYGSSGGYQPITATNAHNVQSSYPRQQLPAGATYHPAGQIPAGATYHPAGHLPAGASYHPAGQVPHGATYYPTGQIPAGATYHPSGGYPAGASYHPAGQVPHGATYYPQGPPVAAGLPPGATFLPAGGALPAGAVYYPQAPQKSSSGLGLGTGLIAGALGGAILGHALTPTHTRVVDHSYSGGGGGGGVSQGGDDKIIIINNGPPGSVTTSDVGSGTTVINTGGTQAAGSPSPPVPPVYAAPPAPVSQALPVPPAPPAPGAVPLAPLSPLPPTPADPSAPAPASGTPVVPGTPVAPGAPVAPNPADPNAPVPPAPGTPADPNAPPAGNIICVPVKVPGPDPNDPTKTIELDQIACYPAPPAETAPPANGTAPAVEGPVPGPVSAPGAVQLAPFEATTPVTIPEGSVPLAPIIPGGQPDIMKMPGLTQARLSAESGLRDAHSKAERTVGHFSLISTVVTLIVAYCIH, via the exons ATGACTGTTTCCCCGACGCGGCTCAAAGGCAGCctgttggtggtggtgcttCTCATATTGGCCCTAACCACTGAGGATGTGCATGCCAAGTGGAAGTCCAGTGGCAGCAGAAGTCGCTCTAGCTCCAGTTCCAGTTCCAGAAGGACCTCTTCGCACTCCTACTCATCCCACCCGGCTCCTTCGCACACCTTCTCATCCCACCCGGCTCCTTCGCACTCCTTCTCATCCCACCCGGCTCCCGCTCCCCACGCGGATAATGTGAGGCTGAGCTACGGAGGTGGATCCCACTCGCAGCCGAGCAAGGTGAGCAGCTCCCAGACGCACAGTGCGGCCCCTTCAGCCCCCGCCTCCCCCATCGGCTGGAATGTCCCTGCGAAGCCCCAAGGACCTCCGCCGGCTTACTCCGCCGCGAATCCCGCGGGCGGAGCTCACACCAACATTCACGAGCGTCCGCCGGCCTACAATCCGTCTTACAAGCCAGCACCACCCAGCTACTCGGCGGCCACCCAGACGCACAGCAACCCGAATCTGCAGAGCCCATCGCGTCCAGCAGGAGTTGGCAGTCCCAGTGCCAGTTCCAGTTCAAGTGGATCCCACTACTACGGCGGAGCGCACTCCAGCACTGGATATAGGGGCCGCAGTAACTCCACGGGTGGATATGGCTCCTCCGGTGGATACCAGCCCATCACGGCCACCAATGCCCACAACGTGCAGTCGAGCTATCCCCGCCAGCAGTTGCCAGCGGGAGCCACCTACCACCCGGCGGGTCAAATTCCAGCAGGAGCCACTTATCATCCGGCGGGTCACTTGCCGGCTGGAGCCTCGTACCACCCAGCGGGTCAGGTGCCCCATGGAGCGACTTACTACCCAACTGGCCAGATTCCGGCAGGTGCCACTTACCATCCCTCCGGCGGCTATCCGGCTGGAGCCTCTTATCACCCAGCCGGACAAGTGCCCCACGGAGCCACCTACTATCCACAAGGACCCCCCGTCGCCGCAGGTCTCCCGCCAGGCGCCACTTTCCTGCCCGCCGGAGGAGCTCTGCCCGCAGGAGCCGTTTACTATCCACAGGCGCCGCAAAAGTCCTCCTCAGGCTTGGGATTGG GCACTGGTCTTATTGCCGGAGCTTTGGGTGGTGCTATCCTGGGTCATGCCCTCACTCCCACCCATACCCGTGTGGTGGATCACTCCTATTCCGGCggtggtggaggtggaggagTCAGCCAGGGTGGCGACGACAAGATCATTATTATCAACAACGGACCACCGGGATCTGTGACCACCAGTGACGTGGGATCGGGCACTACGGTAATAAATACTGGAGGAACGCAAGCCGCTGGCTCTCCATCGCCGCCAGTGCCACCTGTATATGCAGCTCCCCCTGCTCCAGTCTCCCAGGCTCTTCCTGTTCCACCTGCTCCACCAGCTCCAGGCGCAGTCCCCTTGGCGCCACTGAGTCCTTTGCCGCCAACACCCGCTGATCCATCGGCTCCTGCTCCTGCATCTGGAACTCCCGTTGTTCCTGGAACTCCCGTTGCCCCTGGAGCTCCAGTTGCCCCGAATCCGGCGGACCCCAACGCCCCAGTTCCACCTGCACCCGGCACACCCGCTGATCCGAATGCACCACCTGCGGGTAACATTATTTGTGTGCCCGTTAAAGTGCCTGGACCGGATCCCAACGATCCCACCAAGACGATCGAGCTGGACCAGATTGCCTGCTATCCGGCACCACCAGCGGAAACTGCTCCTCCAGCCAATGGAACCGCACCGGCCGTTGAAGGACCTGTTCCCGGTCCCGTTTCCGCTCCCGGAGCCGTTCAACTGGCTCCCTTCGAGGCCACAACGCCTGTCACCATTCCCGAGGGATCTGTGCCGTTGGCTCCCATTATCCCCGGAGGTCAGCCGGATATCATGAAGATGCCTGGTCTGACACAGGCTCGACTTTCGGCGGAATCGGGTCTCAGGGATGCTCATAGTAAGGCGGAGCGAACCGTTGGTCACTTTAGCCTCATCTCGACGGTGGTTACCCTGATTGTGGCCTACTGTATCCACTAA
- the LOC119548487 gene encoding uncharacterized protein LOC119548487 — translation MDNKLQYKLCARNLDLIFDLEFVDKLVKDIGLEAEPRARGVILDLAYTLARDKLVDAKSLPTRRHCQEGKVADLKDKGFEQAQPKPKTGVPSNPLAHGAALSGASSSSSRSVLPVALFLPEDSEILSTNPSSTSAAGLPGAGLPVFKKPRLPK, via the exons ATGGACAACAAATTGCAATACAAGCTGTGCGCACGCAACTTGGATCTCATTTTTGACCTGGAGTTCGTGGACAAACTGGTTAAGGACATTGGATTGGAGGCGGAACCGCGGGCACGTGGCGTTATCCTCGACCTCGCTTACA CTTTGGCAAGGGACAAACTGGTGGACGCCAAATCGCTGCCCACCAGGCGCCACTGTCAGGAGGGCAAGGTGGCCGATCTGAAGGACAAGGGCTTCGAACAGGCTCAACCGAAGCCGAAGACCGGAGTGCCATCCAATCCGTTGGCACATGGTGCTGCCCTTTCGGGTGCTAGCAGCTCTAGCTCTCGTTCGGTCTTACCAGTGGCACTTTTCCTTCCGGAGGACTCTGAAATACTTTCTACTAATCCAAGTTCTACTTCCGCTGCTGGTCTACCAGGAGCCGGTCTCCCGGTCTTCAAAAAGCCACGACTCCCGAAGTAG